One uncultured Caproiciproducens sp. DNA segment encodes these proteins:
- a CDS encoding BTAD domain-containing putative transcriptional regulator: MQPDIISQEKTEVNMLGEFSITINGNQLTNLKGRTKRVWMLIEYLIANRHKDISTEKLIEVLWPDDKCSDPLNALKNLVYRARELLKDLSGNDKAEYIQYIRNTYSWNNSYHFRIDTEQFVDLYKQGSTISKTSEERIEAFKGALQLYRGEFLPKSTYSNWVISASAYYANLYNECVLRCCGLLIDLRRFSEVTQICEVALTHAPLEESIHKMLLFGYLSTGQRNQALDHYNYVIDLFYKELGVDISESMRALYKQLVNSINNIEMDLSVIKNDLKEASAAEGAYYCDYDIFKSIYRIQARSVMRTGSSVFIVLFTISDLNGELPKSNIAKLAAERLKTTIMDSLRKGDTVASYSSTQFIVMLPLISFENAEMVTDRILQKFHFRYRRDNVKISTRINALDSVE; this comes from the coding sequence ATGCAGCCTGATATCATTTCACAGGAAAAAACAGAAGTCAATATGCTGGGTGAATTTTCTATCACGATAAACGGAAATCAGCTTACCAACCTTAAAGGCCGCACCAAACGAGTGTGGATGCTTATCGAGTACTTGATTGCCAACCGGCATAAGGACATTTCCACCGAAAAATTGATTGAAGTGCTTTGGCCGGACGATAAGTGCAGCGATCCGCTGAACGCCCTGAAGAACCTTGTTTACCGCGCGCGGGAACTTCTAAAGGATCTTTCCGGAAATGATAAGGCGGAATATATTCAGTATATTCGCAACACCTACTCCTGGAACAACAGTTATCACTTCCGGATTGACACGGAACAATTTGTAGATCTTTACAAACAGGGAAGCACCATATCAAAAACATCGGAGGAGCGCATTGAGGCGTTTAAAGGCGCGCTCCAGCTTTACCGCGGTGAGTTTCTGCCCAAGTCGACCTACAGCAACTGGGTAATCTCTGCCAGCGCATACTACGCAAACCTGTACAACGAATGTGTTTTGCGGTGCTGCGGGCTACTAATCGACCTTCGCCGCTTCAGCGAGGTCACGCAAATCTGCGAAGTTGCGCTGACCCACGCTCCGCTGGAGGAATCCATACACAAAATGCTGCTTTTCGGATATCTTTCCACCGGCCAGCGCAATCAGGCGCTCGACCACTACAACTATGTGATCGACCTGTTCTACAAGGAACTCGGAGTGGATATTTCCGAATCCATGCGTGCTTTATACAAGCAGCTGGTTAACAGCATAAATAACATCGAAATGGATTTAAGCGTGATAAAAAACGATTTAAAAGAGGCTTCGGCCGCAGAAGGCGCGTACTACTGCGATTATGACATATTCAAATCCATTTACCGCATTCAGGCGCGTTCGGTCATGCGCACCGGCAGTTCGGTCTTTATTGTTCTGTTTACCATCAGCGATTTAAACGGCGAACTGCCAAAGTCCAACATTGCCAAGCTGGCCGCCGAACGGCTCAAGACCACCATTATGGACAGTCTGCGCAAAGGGGATACGGTTGCGTCTTACAGTTCAACACAGTTTATTGTGATGCTTCCCCTCATCAGCTTCGAAAATGCGGAAATGGTCACCGACCGTATTCTTCAGAAATTTCATTTCCGTTACCGCAGGGACAACGTAAAAATATCTACCAGAATAAACGCGCTCGATTCAGTGGAATAG
- the nrdG gene encoding anaerobic ribonucleoside-triphosphate reductase activating protein gives MACKLKICGTEPESIVDGKGFRYVIFTQGCPHACPGCHNPQSHDFSAGKWADIDTLFAEICENPLLKGVTFSGGEPFCQPLPLVELAKRIHEKKLDLTVFTGYTYEELIDRRDPGIDALLSETDILIDGPFLLEQKDLTLVFRGSRNQRIIDMNRTRQSGTVVLDESEKEAFS, from the coding sequence ATGGCCTGTAAACTGAAAATCTGCGGCACGGAGCCGGAGTCGATTGTGGACGGAAAAGGATTTCGATATGTGATTTTTACACAGGGCTGCCCCCACGCCTGCCCCGGCTGCCACAACCCGCAGTCACATGATTTCAGCGCCGGAAAATGGGCCGATATTGACACGCTGTTTGCGGAAATCTGCGAAAATCCGCTTTTGAAGGGCGTCACTTTCAGCGGCGGGGAGCCCTTTTGCCAGCCGCTGCCGCTTGTTGAGCTTGCAAAACGAATTCATGAAAAAAAACTTGATTTGACCGTTTTTACCGGCTACACCTATGAGGAGCTGATTGACCGCCGCGACCCCGGCATTGACGCGCTGCTGAGCGAAACCGACATACTGATCGACGGGCCGTTCCTTTTGGAACAGAAGGATCTGACCCTTGTCTTCAGGGGTAGCCGGAACCAGCGTATCATCGATATGAACCGAACAAGACAGAGCGGCACAGTCGTTCTGGATGAGAGTGAAAAAGAAGCATTTTCCTGA
- a CDS encoding anaerobic ribonucleoside triphosphate reductase, translating into MAIKIQKRNGVVVSFDKQKIRNAIYKANKAVAEEKMDEAVLDRLTGKVDAALKGSKVPTVEQVQDMVEETLIAADYAKTAKAYILYRAEHAKIRQAEGDLMDIYKELTFQDAKDVDIKRENANIDADTAMGTMLKYGSEGSKYFINNYVLPKDIASAHLDGDIHIHDEDFYMLTETCCQIDLIKLFKSGFCTGHGALREPNDIRSYAALACIAIQANQNEMHGGQAVPNFDYSMAPGVAKTFKKAYFKALSQFFQITNGMSEEDADALSKTIQNELGLEVTLSSVDQYGEALKNYLPEHQRKNGFEEITEAQTVRAHNYAVTTGTTNTEMATYQAMEALIHNLNTMNSRAGAQVPFSSINYGTDTSLEARMVMRSLLKATSAGLGDGETPIFPVQIFKVKEGVNYNESDPNYDLFKLSCKVSAKRLFPNFSFIDAPFNLQYYKEGDYNSEVAYMGCRTRVMGNVHDRSKEVTCGRGNLSFTSLNLPRIGIEAKGDIHAFYEMLDKRIDLVIRQLLHRFKIQCSKKVYNYPFLMGQGVWLDSERLDPTDSVEEVLKHGTLSMGFIGLAETLKALTGSHHGESAESQKLGLEMITHMRKRMDDESAKTGLNFTLLATPAEGLSGRFVRIDQEKYGKIEGVTDREYYTNSFHIPVYYPIKAFKKIELEAPYHALTNAGHISYVELDGDTCKNIDAFEAVIRCMKENGIGYGSVNHPVDRDPVCGFNGIIDNECPKCHRGEDDGGPKFERIRRITGYLVGTTDRWNNAKRAEERDRLKHGL; encoded by the coding sequence TTGGCTATTAAAATACAGAAGCGCAACGGTGTTGTCGTTTCCTTTGACAAGCAGAAAATCCGCAATGCGATTTACAAGGCCAACAAGGCCGTCGCAGAAGAAAAGATGGATGAGGCTGTTCTTGACCGCCTGACCGGCAAAGTTGACGCCGCCTTGAAAGGCAGCAAAGTACCGACAGTGGAGCAAGTGCAGGATATGGTTGAAGAGACGCTGATTGCCGCCGATTATGCCAAGACCGCAAAAGCGTACATCCTATACCGCGCGGAGCATGCGAAAATCCGTCAGGCCGAGGGCGACTTGATGGACATCTACAAGGAACTGACTTTCCAAGACGCAAAAGATGTTGATATCAAGCGCGAAAATGCGAACATCGATGCCGACACAGCCATGGGCACCATGCTGAAATACGGTTCTGAGGGTTCCAAATATTTCATTAATAACTACGTCCTCCCCAAGGATATCGCCTCGGCACATCTTGACGGCGACATCCATATCCATGACGAGGATTTTTATATGCTGACCGAAACCTGCTGCCAGATTGATCTGATTAAGCTGTTTAAAAGCGGCTTCTGTACCGGTCACGGCGCGCTGCGCGAGCCGAACGACATCCGCTCCTACGCGGCGCTGGCCTGCATTGCCATTCAGGCCAACCAGAACGAAATGCACGGCGGACAGGCCGTTCCTAATTTCGATTATTCCATGGCGCCGGGTGTGGCCAAGACATTTAAAAAAGCTTATTTCAAAGCACTCTCCCAATTTTTTCAGATTACCAACGGTATGAGCGAAGAAGATGCCGACGCGCTGAGCAAAACCATTCAAAATGAGCTTGGTCTGGAAGTTACGCTTTCCTCTGTCGATCAGTACGGCGAAGCTTTAAAGAACTATCTTCCGGAGCATCAGCGAAAGAACGGCTTTGAAGAGATTACCGAAGCACAGACTGTTCGCGCACATAACTACGCTGTAACAACCGGTACCACCAATACCGAAATGGCAACCTATCAGGCAATGGAAGCCCTGATTCACAATCTGAACACCATGAATTCCCGCGCGGGTGCGCAGGTTCCGTTTTCCTCCATCAACTACGGTACCGACACCTCTTTAGAAGCGAGGATGGTCATGCGCAGCCTGCTCAAAGCCACTTCTGCCGGACTGGGCGACGGCGAAACGCCGATTTTCCCCGTACAGATTTTCAAGGTGAAGGAAGGCGTGAACTACAACGAGAGCGACCCGAATTATGATTTGTTCAAGCTTTCCTGCAAGGTGAGCGCGAAGCGCCTGTTCCCGAACTTCAGCTTTATAGACGCACCGTTTAACCTTCAATACTATAAAGAGGGCGACTACAACTCGGAAGTGGCCTATATGGGCTGCCGTACCCGCGTGATGGGCAATGTTCATGACCGGTCGAAGGAAGTCACCTGCGGACGCGGAAATCTGAGCTTTACGTCGCTGAACCTTCCGCGCATCGGAATTGAAGCAAAGGGCGACATTCACGCCTTTTATGAAATGCTGGATAAAAGGATCGATCTTGTCATCCGTCAGCTTTTACACCGTTTTAAAATTCAGTGCTCGAAAAAAGTGTATAATTATCCGTTCCTCATGGGTCAGGGCGTTTGGCTTGATTCGGAAAGGCTCGACCCGACCGACAGTGTGGAGGAGGTTCTCAAGCACGGTACTCTGAGCATGGGCTTCATCGGCCTTGCCGAAACTCTGAAAGCGCTGACCGGCAGCCATCACGGAGAAAGCGCCGAAAGCCAGAAGCTCGGCCTTGAAATGATCACCCATATGCGCAAACGCATGGACGACGAATCCGCGAAAACCGGTTTGAATTTCACCCTGCTCGCCACGCCGGCGGAGGGGTTATCCGGCCGTTTTGTCCGCATTGACCAGGAAAAATACGGCAAAATCGAAGGCGTCACCGACCGCGAGTATTACACGAATTCCTTCCATATCCCCGTATACTACCCGATTAAGGCGTTTAAAAAAATTGAACTGGAAGCGCCGTACCATGCGCTGACAAACGCCGGCCATATCAGCTATGTGGAGCTGGACGGGGACACCTGCAAAAATATTGATGCGTTTGAAGCGGTAATCCGCTGCATGAAGGAAAACGGCATCGGCTACGGTTCGGTAAACCATCCTGTCGACCGTGACCCTGTCTGCGGCTTCAATGGCATTATTGACAACGAATGCCCCAAGTGCCATCGCGGCGAAGACGATGGCGGTCCGAAGTTTGAGCGCATCCGCAGAATCACCGGGTATCTTGTCGGCACGACGGACCGCTGGAACAACGCAAAACGCGCGGAGGAGAGGGACAGACTGAAGCATGGCCTGTAA
- the mgrA gene encoding L-glyceraldehyde 3-phosphate reductase, whose translation MERYTLVPPYTADENRYAQMQYRRCGESGLKLSAVSLGYWHNFGTYDQYETDRAVTRRAFDLGITVFDLANNYGPPAGSAEETFGRLMKEDMHPYRDEMIITTKAGYTMWPGPYGDFGSRKYLLASLDQSLKRMGLDYVDIFYHHRMDAETPLEETMGALARAVKSGKALYAGISNYSPEKAMEASALLKKMGVHCLICQSRYSLLDTKVEKAGLFDALAKCGMGATAFSPLAQGLLTGKYNNGIPQDSRAAGDSVFLKKDSITPETIAKVAALGKLAARRGQTTAQLALSWVLHQPVMTSVLIGASRVSQLEENTGALNNLTFSEEELREINEILK comes from the coding sequence ATGGAAAGATATACGCTGGTTCCTCCCTATACCGCCGATGAAAATCGCTATGCGCAGATGCAGTACCGCCGCTGCGGCGAGAGCGGGCTGAAACTGAGCGCCGTTTCGCTCGGTTACTGGCACAATTTCGGCACTTACGACCAGTACGAAACCGACCGCGCGGTCACTCGCCGTGCGTTTGACCTCGGCATCACCGTGTTCGACCTTGCCAACAACTACGGCCCCCCGGCGGGAAGCGCAGAGGAAACCTTCGGCCGTTTGATGAAAGAGGATATGCATCCTTACCGCGATGAAATGATTATTACAACCAAGGCGGGCTACACCATGTGGCCGGGCCCTTACGGTGACTTCGGTTCGCGCAAATATCTGCTTGCAAGCCTTGACCAAAGCCTGAAGCGTATGGGGCTTGACTATGTGGACATTTTCTATCATCACCGCATGGACGCCGAAACGCCGCTGGAAGAAACCATGGGGGCGTTGGCGCGGGCTGTGAAAAGCGGCAAGGCGCTTTATGCCGGCATTTCAAACTACAGCCCCGAAAAGGCAATGGAGGCTTCCGCCCTGTTAAAAAAGATGGGCGTTCACTGCCTGATTTGCCAGTCACGCTACAGCCTGCTCGACACCAAAGTGGAGAAGGCCGGCCTGTTTGACGCGCTTGCCAAATGCGGCATGGGCGCTACCGCCTTCAGCCCGCTGGCACAGGGTCTGCTGACCGGAAAGTACAACAACGGCATCCCGCAGGATTCCCGCGCTGCCGGGGATTCCGTCTTCCTGAAAAAAGACAGCATTACGCCCGAAACCATCGCCAAAGTTGCTGCGCTCGGCAAACTCGCGGCGCGCCGCGGACAGACCACCGCGCAGCTCGCCCTTTCATGGGTGCTGCACCAGCCGGTAATGACCAGCGTTCTGATCGGCGCAAGCCGTGTTTCACAGCTGGAGGAAAACACGGGCGCGCTGAACAATCTTACTTTTTCCGAAGAGGAATTAAGGGAGATTAACGAAATCCTGAAATAA
- a CDS encoding helix-turn-helix domain-containing protein, with the protein MKKDKEKKKKRGKRLAPPQNPAEKIQVGIVAEEPAAEPLQYVLTAVGGKWKIRILWTLRDGKSLRYGEIKQQIPSITDMMLSQSLRELTASELIVRQQFQQIPPKVEYRITPAGTDLIPALELLCEWALKQIIGEK; encoded by the coding sequence ATGAAAAAGGACAAGGAAAAGAAAAAAAAGCGGGGAAAACGCCTTGCGCCGCCGCAGAATCCCGCTGAAAAGATTCAAGTCGGCATCGTAGCCGAGGAACCCGCGGCGGAGCCGCTGCAATACGTACTGACCGCGGTGGGCGGCAAATGGAAAATCCGTATCTTATGGACACTGCGCGACGGCAAAAGCCTTCGCTACGGTGAAATTAAGCAGCAGATTCCTTCGATTACCGATATGATGCTCAGTCAGAGCCTGCGCGAGCTGACCGCCTCGGAACTGATTGTACGCCAGCAGTTCCAGCAAATTCCGCCTAAAGTGGAATATCGCATCACACCGGCCGGTACCGACTTAATCCCCGCGTTAGAACTTCTATGCGAATGGGCTTTAAAACAGATTATAGGAGAAAAATAA
- a CDS encoding MFS transporter, translating into MNRKNVYLFYAIALFQGMVFYAPIATLYRQARGLGIFEITLIESVSMIVSLALEIPWGFIADKIGYKKTILLCNFLYFLSKIVFWKANGFGMFLLERLMLSVVISGLSGCDSAFLYLSAGKANAMRVFGIYSAMGSAGLLAASAVFSLFLRGNTSLSALLTVFSYGISLILTIFSTEVENHVENSKNFLKQAAELLGVLKKQKRFMLFLVAAALLAECNQTITVFLNQLQYLRGGIQPQAMGFLYILVIISGLFAARSHRLVEKLGESRVSILLFLAGGASCLLMALFSNPVLSVGCMILLRVSSALFVPVQMNVENRSISTANRAAILSAYSIVTDLVAAGTNLTFGRAAEIGVPSAMLLGAGFCFSAFLLYCIWRRAGNR; encoded by the coding sequence TTGAACAGAAAAAATGTGTATTTATTTTACGCCATCGCGCTTTTTCAAGGCATGGTGTTTTACGCTCCCATTGCCACGCTGTACCGGCAGGCGCGCGGGCTGGGCATTTTTGAGATCACGCTGATTGAAAGCGTTTCTATGATCGTCAGCCTAGCGCTCGAAATTCCGTGGGGCTTTATTGCGGATAAAATCGGTTATAAAAAAACCATTCTGCTGTGTAATTTTCTTTATTTTTTGTCAAAAATTGTATTTTGGAAAGCCAACGGCTTCGGCATGTTCTTATTGGAGCGCCTGATGCTCTCCGTCGTTATCAGCGGGCTTTCCGGCTGTGACAGCGCGTTTCTCTATCTTTCGGCAGGAAAAGCCAATGCCATGCGCGTATTCGGCATTTATTCGGCCATGGGTTCAGCGGGTCTGCTGGCCGCATCGGCGGTATTCTCCCTTTTTCTGCGCGGGAATACTTCACTTTCCGCACTTTTAACGGTATTCAGCTACGGAATTTCACTCATTTTAACAATCTTTTCAACAGAAGTTGAAAACCATGTTGAAAACTCCAAAAATTTCCTGAAACAGGCTGCTGAACTCCTCGGCGTTTTGAAAAAGCAAAAACGTTTTATGCTTTTCCTTGTTGCTGCGGCCCTGCTTGCGGAATGCAATCAGACCATCACGGTCTTTCTGAACCAGCTTCAATACCTCCGCGGCGGAATCCAGCCTCAAGCCATGGGCTTCCTCTATATATTGGTCATTATCTCAGGACTTTTCGCCGCACGTTCCCACCGGCTGGTCGAAAAATTAGGGGAAAGCAGGGTGTCCATCCTCCTGTTTCTGGCCGGCGGCGCGTCATGTCTGTTAATGGCCTTATTCTCAAATCCCGTGCTTTCCGTCGGTTGCATGATTCTGCTGCGTGTTTCATCCGCGCTTTTTGTCCCCGTTCAGATGAATGTCGAAAACCGATCAATCTCCACCGCAAACCGCGCCGCTATCCTTTCGGCCTACTCGATTGTAACGGATCTGGTCGCCGCCGGCACCAATCTGACATTCGGCAGAGCGGCGGAAATCGGCGTCCCGTCTGCCATGCTGCTGGGCGCAGGCTTTTGCTTTTCGGCTTTTTTGCTCTATTGCATTTGGCGGCGCGCAGGGAACCGGTAA
- a CDS encoding epoxyqueuosine reductase QueH, with amino-acid sequence MVKINYQKELEKTIAGLHGETPSLLLHACCAPCSSYVLEYLSNYFDITIFYYNPNISPSEEYRKRVAEVKRLIAALPVKHPVSFQEGGYDTERFFALARGREDEPEGGERCFACYDLRLREAAQAAKAGGFAYFTTTLSISPYKNAEKLNQIGASLEKEYGVRYLYSDFKKQNGYKRSIELSAEYDLYRQDYCGCVFSKAKHDRRLKVQNFSTLGGEAVENSPI; translated from the coding sequence ATGGTAAAAATCAACTATCAGAAAGAGCTGGAAAAAACCATTGCCGGCCTGCACGGCGAAACGCCCTCCCTTTTGCTGCACGCCTGCTGTGCGCCGTGCAGCAGCTATGTGCTGGAATACCTCTCTAACTATTTTGATATTACGATTTTTTATTACAATCCGAATATTTCTCCCTCTGAGGAATACCGCAAGCGCGTTGCCGAGGTAAAACGGCTGATTGCGGCGCTTCCTGTAAAGCATCCGGTTTCTTTTCAGGAGGGCGGATACGACACCGAACGCTTCTTCGCCCTTGCGAGGGGCCGCGAGGACGAGCCGGAAGGCGGCGAGCGCTGTTTCGCCTGCTATGATTTACGGCTAAGGGAGGCCGCACAGGCGGCAAAAGCGGGGGGATTCGCCTACTTTACCACTACACTTTCCATCAGCCCGTACAAAAATGCGGAAAAGCTGAACCAAATCGGCGCTTCGCTGGAAAAAGAGTACGGGGTACGCTATTTATATTCCGATTTCAAAAAGCAAAACGGCTATAAACGCTCCATCGAACTTTCTGCAGAGTATGATTTATATCGGCAGGATTACTGCGGTTGCGTGTTCTCCAAAGCGAAACATGACCGCCGTTTAAAAGTTCAAAACTTTTCCACACTGGGAGGGGAAGCCGTGGAAAACTCTCCGATTTAA
- the aspS gene encoding aspartate--tRNA ligase, which produces MAEFMTGMKRTNYCGELRASDIGKTVTVCGWVQRQRDLGQLIFIDLRDRTGILQLAFNDATDRAVFDKAFAARAEYVLAVTGVVRERSSKNTEIPTGEIEIEVTELRVLAKSETPPFEIVEDSNVKEDLRLKYRYLDLRRPDVQKKIMGRHKIVKVARDYFDEQKFVEIETPILIKSTPEGARDYLVPSRMFPGNFFALPQSPQLYKQLLMLSGFDRYMQIARCFRDEDLRADRQPEFTQIDLEMSFVDQDDVIAIGEGFMKLVYKKVLDIDIETPFRRMTWHEAMRRFGSDKPDLRFGLELIDLIDDLKNTEFRVFKGAIDGGGSVRGINLKGFADRLSRKEIDKLTEWIKSYGAKGIAWTRLTENGETSSFEKFLAPEETAAVRKTMGAETGDVLLIVASDESTVVYDSLGALRCELAARFDLIDKSKPCLLWVTDFPLFEFSKEENRFMAKHHPFTAPRVEDIDKLESDPGNVCAIAYDMVLNGNEVGGGSIRINNPELQQRMFKALGFTPEEAQKRFGFLTDAFRYGAPPHGGMAFGLDRLVMLMLDCDSIREVIAFPKVASSSELMSGAPTDVDEKQLVELGIGILPKE; this is translated from the coding sequence ATGGCAGAATTCATGACAGGGATGAAACGAACAAACTACTGCGGCGAGCTGCGCGCGAGCGACATCGGCAAAACCGTCACCGTGTGCGGCTGGGTACAGCGCCAACGCGATTTGGGCCAGCTGATTTTTATCGACCTGCGCGACCGCACCGGAATCCTTCAGCTCGCATTCAACGACGCGACCGACCGCGCGGTTTTCGACAAGGCTTTTGCCGCGCGTGCGGAATACGTTTTGGCGGTAACCGGCGTTGTACGCGAGCGCTCCTCCAAAAACACCGAAATTCCGACCGGCGAAATTGAGATTGAAGTAACCGAGCTTCGCGTGTTGGCAAAAAGCGAAACTCCGCCGTTTGAAATTGTTGAGGATTCCAATGTAAAAGAGGATTTACGCCTGAAATACCGGTACCTTGACCTGCGCCGTCCCGACGTGCAGAAAAAAATCATGGGCCGCCATAAAATTGTAAAGGTTGCGCGCGACTATTTCGACGAACAAAAATTCGTTGAAATCGAGACGCCGATTCTGATTAAATCCACGCCGGAAGGCGCGCGCGATTATCTTGTGCCTTCCCGTATGTTCCCGGGCAACTTTTTCGCTCTGCCCCAGTCGCCCCAGCTTTACAAACAGCTTTTAATGCTTTCCGGTTTTGACCGCTACATGCAGATTGCCCGCTGTTTCCGCGATGAAGACCTGCGCGCGGACCGCCAGCCGGAATTTACACAGATCGACCTGGAAATGTCCTTTGTAGACCAGGATGATGTCATTGCAATCGGCGAGGGGTTTATGAAGCTCGTCTACAAAAAGGTACTCGATATCGACATTGAAACCCCGTTCCGCCGCATGACGTGGCACGAGGCAATGCGCCGCTTTGGTTCGGACAAGCCGGATCTGCGCTTTGGCCTTGAGCTGATCGATCTGATAGACGACCTGAAAAACACCGAATTCCGCGTATTCAAGGGCGCGATTGACGGCGGCGGCAGTGTGCGCGGCATTAACCTGAAGGGCTTTGCCGACCGGCTGAGCCGCAAGGAAATCGATAAGCTGACCGAATGGATAAAATCCTACGGCGCAAAGGGAATTGCATGGACAAGGCTGACCGAAAACGGCGAAACCTCGTCCTTTGAAAAATTCCTTGCCCCGGAGGAAACCGCGGCGGTACGTAAAACCATGGGAGCCGAAACCGGCGACGTGCTGCTGATTGTTGCAAGCGACGAAAGCACCGTTGTCTATGATTCGCTCGGCGCGCTGCGCTGCGAGCTTGCCGCCCGCTTTGACCTGATTGACAAAAGCAAGCCGTGCCTGCTCTGGGTAACCGACTTCCCGCTGTTTGAGTTCAGCAAAGAGGAAAACCGCTTTATGGCGAAACACCATCCGTTCACCGCGCCGCGCGTGGAGGATATTGACAAGCTGGAAAGCGACCCTGGCAACGTCTGTGCCATTGCGTACGACATGGTGCTGAACGGCAACGAGGTCGGCGGCGGCTCCATCCGTATCAACAATCCCGAATTGCAGCAGCGCATGTTTAAAGCGCTTGGCTTTACCCCTGAAGAAGCGCAGAAGCGCTTCGGCTTCCTGACCGACGCGTTCCGCTACGGTGCCCCGCCGCACGGCGGCATGGCGTTCGGGCTTGACCGACTGGTGATGCTGATGCTCGACTGCGACAGTATCCGCGAAGTGATCGCGTTCCCGAAGGTTGCTTCTTCCTCTGAACTGATGTCGGGCGCTCCGACAGACGTCGATGAAAAGCAGCTGGTCGAACTCGGAATCGGCATTCTCCCAAAAGAATAA